The following coding sequences are from one Coffea arabica cultivar ET-39 chromosome 11e, Coffea Arabica ET-39 HiFi, whole genome shotgun sequence window:
- the LOC113717913 gene encoding aldehyde oxidase GLOX-like → MASQNHRSFIFLIIIMLVFPFPTYSSISSSPFQENNPLPFFIHPSLPPRSEFEPELPQAPSDSANIPPSSSSGPINPGGLWILLQKSIGISAMHMQLLYNNKVVIFDRTDFGRSNISLPFGRCRFSVDDKLRIDCTAHSVIYDIVTNTFRPLMVQTDVWCSSAAVNPDGVLVQTGGYRGGADKIRLFTPCNNDFCDWLELPQNLTVRRWYASDQILPDGRIIIVGGRRAFSYEFFPKNSVFFSNAEVYWLQFLKETSDPREENNLYPFLHLLPDGNLFVFANQHSVILDYVNNKILRKFPPIPGEKRSYPSTGSSVLLPLRLTGSGSRLGSPSPEVEVMICGGANGGSYIQARLGVYVAASKSCGRLRVTDPDPEWEMETMPMNRVMPDMLLLPTGDVLILNGASKGSAGWELADDPVLHPVLYRPSEMDPQQRFTVLNPTVNPRLYHSSAVLLPDGRVLVGGSNPHALYRFTGVKYPTDLTLEAFLPPYLGPQYSQLRPSILTFEGPTDNIISYGQQFSITFTLGLHPPGQDFRVTMIAPSFTTHSFAMNQRLVMLDVVGYQQLSAFAFKVTVCAPPTRNIAPPGYYMTFVVNGGIPSTGVWIRMK, encoded by the coding sequence atggcCTCACAAAATCACCGGTCATTCATCTTCTTGATCATCATCATGCTCGTTTTCCCTTTTCCCacttattcatcaatttcatcctcaccatttcaagaaaataatccaCTCCCATTTTTCATTCATCCCTCACTACCTCCTCGGTCTGAATTTGAACCAGAACTTCCTCAAGCGCCGTCGGATTCGGCCAATATTCCTCCATCCTCATCATCCGGGCCCATAAACCCAGGTGGTTTATGGATTCTTTTACAAAAAAGTATAGGCATCTCCGCCATGCACATGCAGCTTCTATACAACAACAAAGTTGTCATCTTCGACCGGACCGACTTCGGCAGGTCCAATATCTCCCTCCCGTTTGGAAGATGCCGGTTCAGCGTCGACGACAAACTTCGGATCGACTGCACTGCTCATTCAGTCATTTACGACATTGTCACTAACACTTTTCGACCCCTCATGGTCCAAACTGATGTCTGGTGCTCCTCCGCCGCCGTCAACCCAGATGGAGTTCTTGTCCAGACAGGCGGCTACCGCGGCGGTGCCGATAAAATACGGTTGTTCACCCCATGCAACAACGATTTCTGTGATTGGCTTGAACTCCCACAGAACTTGACAGTTAGAAGATGGTATGCCTCCGACCAGATTCTCCCCGACGGCAGGATTATCATCGTAGGTGGCCGGAGAGCTTTTAGCTATGAGTTCTTTCCCAAGAACTCGGTGTTTTTCAGCAATGCTGAGGTTTACTGGCTCCAATTCTTGAAGGAAACGTCCGACCCGAGAGAGGAGAACAATCTCTACCCCTTCTTGCATCTACTACCAGACGGAAATCTCTTTGTTTTCGCCAACCAGCATTCGGTTATATTGGATTACGTTAATAACAagattttaagaaaatttccCCCGATTCCCGGCGAAAAAAGGTCTTATCCGTCAACGGGCTCGTCGGTGTTGTTGCCACTCCGGTTAACCGGAAGTGGTTCGCGGTTGGGGTCGCCGTCGCCGGAGGTGGAGGTGATGATCTGCGGTGGAGCTAATGGCGGTTCGTATATTCAAGCTAGGCTGGGTGTGTACGTGGCAGCTTCTAAGAGTTGTGGGCGGTTGAGGGTCACGGATCCGGATCCTGAATGGGAGATGGAAACAATGCCTATGAATCGGGTCATGCCCGATATGCTGTTGCTACCCACGGGTGATGTGCTTATCTTGAACGGCGCATCAAAAGGATCGGCCGGGTGGGAATTAGCGGATGACCCGGTTTTGCACCCGGTACTTTACAGACCCAGTGAGATGGATCCGCAACAGAGATTTACTGTGCTCAACCCCACAGTAAACCCAAGGCTCTACCACTCATCTGCTGTCCTGCTGCCAGACGGAAGAGTTCTAGTGGGTGGAAGTAATCCTCATGCGTTGTACAGGTTCACCGGAGTAAAGTACCCCACAGATTTGACTTTAGAGGCATTTTTGCCACCTTACTTGGGCCCACAATACTCCCAATTGCGGCCTTCAATTTTGACCTTCGAGGGTCCCACGGATAATATCATATCCTACGGTCAGCAGTTCTCCATCACGTTTACTCTCGGTTTGCACCCTCCCGGTCAAGATTTCAGAGTTACTATGATTGCGCCATCTTTTACCACGCATTCTTTTGCAATGAATCAACGGCTGGTGATGTTGGATGTGGTTGGGTACCAGCAGCTGTCTGCATTTGCGTTCAAGGTTACCGTGTGTGCACCTCCAACAAGAAATATTGCACCCCCAGGATACTATATGACGTTTGTTGTTAATGGGGGCATACCATCTACTGGTGTTTGGATAAGAATGAAATGA
- the LOC113717773 gene encoding protein NRT1/ PTR FAMILY 4.6, giving the protein MEVENQQPGSWEGYVSWRNRPALKGRHGGMVAASFVLVAEVLENLAYLANASNLVLYFSEYMHFSPSNSANSVTNFMGTAFLLALVGGFLSDAFFTTYFIYLTSALIEFLGLVILTVQAHSPSLKPPKCDPATPSIPCQKVHGAKAAMLFIGLYLVALGVGGIKGSLPAHGAEQFDEDSPKGRKQRSTFFNYFVFCLSCGALIAVTLVVWVEDNKGWQWGFGISTFAILLSIPIFLLGSTYYRNKIPNGSPLTTIVKVLLAALLNSFKSRGSNNAIASMATSPTPTPASEEEGGNIKSKTVEPIQETPSKSLQFLNRAVGDNSTAGALDCSVQQVEEVKVVIKILPIFACTIILNCCLAQLSTFSVQQAATMNTKLGSLKVPPASLPFFPVIFMMFLAPVYDHCIIPFARRATKTEMGISHLQRIGIGLVLSILAMAVAAVVEIKRKRVAMDTGLLDTTKPLPLTFFWIAFQYLFLGSADLFTLAGLLEFFFTEAPSSMRSLATSLSWASLAMGYYLSTVIVSIVNSATGNSDHKPWLSGSNLNHYHLDRFYWVMCVLSGLNFLHYLFWAMRYKYRSGRAPN; this is encoded by the exons atg GAAGTGGAAAACCAGCAGCCGGGCTCATGGGAAGGGTATGTAAGTTGGAGAAACAGGCCCGCACTCAAAGGCCGCCATGGTGGCATGGTAGCTGCATCCTTCGTCTTAG TGGCTGAGGTGTTGGAGAATTTAGCATATCTGGCGAATGCAAGCAACTTGGTACTGTATTTCTCGGAATACATGCACTTCTCACCATCAAATTCAGCGAATTCTGTGACAAATTTCATGGGCACCGCTTTCCTGCTTGCCCTTGTTGGAGGGTTCTTGTCCGATGCCTTCTTCACCACTTATTTCATCTACCTCACAAGTGCCCTCATTGAATTCCTG GGCTTGGTGATACTGACGGTGCAAGCTCACTCACCATCTCTAAAGCCACCAAAATGTGACCCTGCAACCCCTAGCATTCCATGCCAAAAAGTTCATGGTGCAAAAGCTGCTATGTTATTCATCGGCCTATATCTGGTGGCATTGGGGGTTGGAGGTATCAAAGGGTCGCTACCGGCACATGGGGCGGAGCAGTTTGATGAGGACAGCCCTAAGGGCAGGAAGCAAAGATCCACATTCTTCAATTACTTCGTGTTTTGCCTCTCGTGTGGAGCTTTAATTGCCGTGACCCTGGTGGTGTGGGTTGAGGACAATAAGGGGTGGCAATGGGGATTTGGGATCTCCACTTTTGCAATATTGTTGTCAATTCCAATTTTCCTCCTGGGATCAACTTATTACAGAAACAAGATACCAAATGGAAGTCCGCTTACCACAATAGTCAAG GTCTTGCTCGCCGCGCTGCTAAATTCATTCAAATCAAGGGGCTCAAACAATGCTATAGCTAGCATGGCAACAAGTCCTACTCCAACTCCAGCATCTGAGGAAGAAGGTGGAAATATAAAGAGTAAAACAGTTGAACCAATCCAGGAGACTCCATCAAAAAGTCTCCAGTTCCTCAACAGAGCAGTGGGAGACAACTCGACTGCTGGTGCACTAGACTGCTCAGTGCAACAAGTGGAAGAAGTCAAGGTTGTGATTAAAATCCTCCCCATCTTTGCTTGTACCATAATTCTGAACTGCTGCCTTGCCCAACTGTCCACGTTCTCAGTTCAACAAGCTGCAACCATGAACACTAAACTTGGCTCCTTAAAAGTCCCTCCGGCATCTCTTCCATTTTTCCCTGTAATCTTCATGATGTTCCTAGCACCAGTATACGACCATTGCATCATCCCCTTTGCTCGTAGAGCCACAAAAACAGAGATGGGAATCAGTCATCTTCAACGCATTGGCATTGGATTAGTCCTATCCATTCTAGCAATGGCAGTGGCAGCTGTAGTTGAAATCAAGCGGAAGAGAGTAGCTATGGATACTGGATTACTTGACACCACCAAGCCATTGCCCCTCACATTTTTCTGGATTGCTTTCCAATACTTGTTCCTGGGATCAGCTGATCTTTTCACATTAGCAGGATTATTGGAATTTTTCTTCACAGAAGCTCCGAGTAGCATGAGATCTCTGGCTACCTCTCTTTCCTGGGCTTCACTGGCAATGGGATACTATCTCAGCACTGTGATTGTCTCAATTGTTAACAGTGCCACAGGAAACTCCGATCACAAGCCGTGGCTGTCAGGGAGCAACTTGAATCACTATCACTTGGACAGATTTTACTGGGTGATGTGTGTCCTAAGTGGTCTGAATTTCTTGCACTATCTATTTTGGGCAATGCGATACAAATATAGATCAGGTAGGGCCCCTAACTAA
- the LOC113718868 gene encoding aldehyde oxidase GLOX yields MDSRYLSFISIIVLSMFSFFTSSTSEAEFLPFTISSNKFVHRAWLDGDNVNTETTSSPAKSPLPSPKPAPKRDDDIPESSPSPSPSPVDRPTPRAPAPSPVSRGAQIPKPSPSQDYGPVPAPAPAPAKRPIPGGEWQVLQNFVGVSAMHMQLFHNNKVVIFDSTNFGPSNLSLPKHRCLEKDYLNQKKPANIDCTAHSFLYDIATNTYRPLLVHSNVWASSGANDDDGILVQSGGYNHGSKKIRIFRPTNGETCDWLEVNQMLRQGRYYATTQSLPDGRIIVVGGHAAFSYEFFPKAAVSPGGDLYSLPFLKSTFDHIEVSNLYPFLHLLPDGNLFIFANRHSILLNYMKHEVVRKFPPIPGARRSTPLTGSSVLLPLNLTGVRDNPISIESLDAEVMICGGAKGGAYVKASKGEHVLASTTCGRLKVTEKEPKWVMEKMPLRRVMPDMLLLPTSDVIIVNGAKRGSAMWEMADDPVLHPVLYVACEPDPSRRFIVMNPSSTPRLFQSSAILMPDGRILVGGSNPTGSYKFQGVKYPTDTSLEAFSPHYLDPQFDDVRPSIPSIEGAPGNVNVISYGQQLSVKFDLKHLNPGRGFDVTLIAPSFTTHSFAMNQRLLVLDCAGVEEISNGVYNMTVYAPPTKNIAPPGYYMMFVVHDGIPSPGAWVKLE; encoded by the coding sequence ATGGATTCAAGATACCTATCTTTTATCAGCATCATCGTTCTCTCAATGTTCTCTTTTTTCACCTCATCAACATCTGAAGCAGAATTTCTTCCGTTCACAATTTcgtccaataaattcgtccatAGGGCATGGCTCGATGGCGACAACGTCAACACAGAAACGACATCTTCTCCAGCAAAAAGCCCACTCCCGTCTCCAAAGCCTGCTCCAAAGAGAGACGACGATATTCCTGAATCATCACCATCACCATCACCATCGCCAGTAGACAGACCAACCCCTAGAGCGCCTGCACCATCGCCGGTTTCGAGAGGCGCGCAGATTCCAAAACCGTCACCTTCTCAAGACTACGGCCCAGTTCCAGCACCAGCTCCAGCTCCAGCAAAGAGGCCAATTCCAGGGGGAGAATGGCAAGTTTTACAAAACTTCGTAGGCGTGTCCGCCATGCACATGCAACTCTTCCACAACAACAAGGTAGTGATCTTCGACAGCACCAACTTCGGCCCTTCCAACCTCTCTCTCCCTAAGCACAGGTGCCTAGAGAAGGATTACTTGAATCAAAAAAAGCCTGCCAACATTGACTGCACTGCCCATTCATTCCTTTACGACATCGCCACCAACACTTACAGACCCCTCTTGGTGCATAGCAACGTGTGGGCTTCTTCCGGGGCGAACGACGATGATGGCATCCTCGTGCAATCCGGCGGCTACAACCACGGATCGAAAAAGATACGCATATTCAGGCCAACCAACGGTGAAACTTGTGACTGGCTCGAGGTTAACCAGATGCTGAGGCAGGGTAGATACTACGCAACCACTCAAAGCCTTCCCGATGGGCGGATTATCGTGGTGGGAGGCCACGCAGCTTTCAGCTACGAGTTCTTTCCCAAGGCTGCAGTTTCTCCCGGAGGAGACCTTTACAGTCTTCCTTTCCTGAAATCAACCTTCGACCACATCGAAGTCAGCAATCTTTACCCTTTCTTGCACCTCTTACCCGATGGAAACCTTTTCATTTTCGCAAACAGACATTCCATATTATTAAACTACATGAAGCATGAGGTTGTGAGGAAGTTTCCTCCCATCCCAGGAGCAAGGCGGTCGACTCCGCTGACGGGTTCGTCTGTGTTGCTGCCATTGAATTTGACCGGCGTCAGGGATAACCCAATTTCTATCGAGTCACTAGACGCGGAGGTGATGATATGCGGCGGTGCAAAGGGTGGAGCCTACGTAAAGGCCTCCAAGGGTGAACACGTGTTGGCCTCGACGACTTGTGGGCGGCTGAAGGTGACGGAGAAAGAACCCAAGTGGGTGATGGAAAAAATGCCCCTCCGCCGGGTCATGCCCGATATGTTACTGCTGCCCACCAGTGACGTTATCATCGTGAATGGTGCAAAAAGAGGATCAGCCATGTGGGAGATGGCGGACGACCCGGTTCTCCACCCGGTTCTCTACGTGGCCTGCGAACCCGACCCGAGCAGACGATTTATCGTGATGAACCCCTCCTCAACTCCGAGGTTGTTCCAATCCTCAGCCATCTTGATGCCAGATGGCAGGATATTAGTGGGCGGAAGCAATCCCACCGGGAGCTATAAATTTCAGGGGGTAAAATATCCAACTGATACGAGCCTGGAAGCCTTTTCCCCGCATTACTTGGACCCACAATTTGATGATGTACGGCCTTCAATTCCTTCCATCGAGGGGGCCCCAGGAAATGTGAATGTGATATCCTACGGCCAGCAGTTGTCTGTGAAGTTTGATCTGAAGCATTTGAATCCTGGTCGAGGGTTTGACGTAACCTTGATTGCACCATCATTTACAACGCACTCCTTTGCGATGAATCAACGGCTGTTGGTGTTGGACTGTGCTGGTGTAGAGGAGATTTCAAATGGGGTGTACAATATGACGGTGTATGCGCCACCAACCAAAAACATTGCGCCCCCGGGCTATTATATGATGTTTGTGGTCCACGATGGTATTCCATCTCCTGGGGCCTGGGTCAAATTGGAATAG